One part of the Thermoanaerobacterium sp. CMT5567-10 genome encodes these proteins:
- the gcvPA gene encoding aminomethyl-transferring glycine dehydrogenase subunit GcvPA, with translation MPQYIPSSNDEQMEMLKSVNAKSIEDLFVDIPESIRLNKNLNLKGPLSEPELLNHINKISKEIKTTDELTCFLGAGVYDHFIPAVVKHVVSKPEFYTAYTPYQPEISQGTLQAIFEYQTMICYLTGMDISNASMYDGATALSEAAKMASNATNRKKVLVSSSLNPEVKKVLHTYMRFSNIELVEIDDLDGTVNLELLKSSLDSDTAAFIVQNPNFFGIIEDLKDVEEMVHKNASLLIMYVEPISLSILKTPGEIGADIAVGDGQPLGNSLNFGGPHLGFMATTKKLMRKLPGRIIGETNDIDGKRGYVLTLQAREQHIRREKATSNICTNHSLNALTAAIYMTALGKKDIKEVALQCFKKSHYAFQQLIKTSKFKPLFDKLFFMEFAVVCNDNSVDAINNVLLSNGIIGGYNLEKEYKKYKNAMLLCVTEKRTKDEIDKLVNIMGGVVNEL, from the coding sequence ATGCCCCAATACATTCCATCATCAAACGATGAGCAGATGGAAATGCTTAAATCTGTGAATGCTAAATCGATAGAAGATCTATTTGTAGATATACCAGAAAGCATTCGCTTAAATAAAAATCTAAACTTAAAAGGTCCTTTATCAGAGCCAGAACTGTTGAATCACATAAATAAAATCTCAAAAGAGATAAAGACAACAGATGAACTTACATGCTTTTTAGGAGCAGGTGTCTATGATCACTTTATTCCAGCTGTCGTTAAACATGTAGTATCAAAGCCAGAGTTTTATACAGCGTACACTCCGTACCAGCCTGAAATAAGTCAAGGGACATTGCAAGCGATATTTGAATATCAGACAATGATTTGTTATCTTACTGGAATGGACATATCAAATGCATCTATGTACGATGGAGCCACTGCTTTAAGTGAAGCTGCAAAAATGGCTTCTAATGCAACAAATCGGAAAAAAGTCCTTGTATCATCGTCACTTAATCCTGAAGTAAAAAAAGTACTTCATACATACATGAGGTTCAGTAATATTGAGCTTGTTGAAATCGACGACTTAGATGGAACAGTAAATTTAGAGCTTCTAAAATCATCTCTTGACAGCGATACAGCAGCATTTATAGTTCAAAATCCAAATTTCTTTGGCATAATAGAAGATCTTAAAGATGTTGAAGAAATGGTCCATAAGAATGCTTCGCTTCTCATAATGTACGTAGAGCCAATATCTTTATCTATATTAAAAACACCAGGTGAAATAGGTGCAGATATAGCCGTTGGCGACGGTCAACCTCTTGGAAATAGCCTTAATTTTGGTGGTCCACATCTTGGCTTTATGGCAACAACGAAAAAACTTATGCGTAAATTACCAGGCAGGATCATCGGTGAAACAAATGATATTGACGGCAAAAGAGGATATGTATTGACACTTCAAGCAAGGGAACAACATATAAGAAGAGAAAAAGCGACTTCAAATATATGCACAAATCACTCACTAAATGCATTGACTGCCGCTATATACATGACAGCTCTTGGGAAAAAAGATATTAAAGAAGTTGCACTGCAGTGCTTTAAAAAATCTCATTATGCTTTTCAGCAATTAATAAAAACAAGTAAATTTAAACCATTATTTGATAAACTATTTTTCATGGAATTTGCAGTTGTATGCAATGATAACAGCGTCGACGCTATAAATAATGTGCTTCTAAGTAACGGCATCATTGGCGGTTACAACCTAGAAAAAGAATACAAAAAGTACAAAAATGCAATGCTTCTATGCGTAACAGAAAAAAGGACAAAAGATGAAATTGATAAGCTCGTCAATATAATGGGAGGTGTAGTTAATGAACTATGA
- a CDS encoding TrkA family potassium uptake protein has translation MNIIVAGCGRLGAELAQILDSDGNHVAVIDRDKDAFKRLKSSFKGEFIEGIAFDKATLIKAGIEHADAVASTTNGDNTNIVTALIAKKKFKVPTIVARIYDPIRAEIYRKMGINTVSPTLWGANKIKDLICHPDLFRVSSFGSGEVEIIETEVTAFLDGRHVRDIAIPSEINVVSIVRDGIALIPTHSTTFKKGDKIFIALTAFGKTKIKQMLMS, from the coding sequence ATGAATATAATTGTTGCAGGATGCGGCAGGCTTGGTGCTGAGTTAGCTCAGATATTAGATTCTGACGGTAATCATGTTGCTGTTATAGATAGAGACAAAGATGCTTTTAAAAGATTGAAGTCGTCTTTTAAAGGTGAATTTATAGAGGGGATTGCATTTGACAAAGCTACTTTAATAAAAGCTGGCATTGAACATGCTGATGCTGTTGCTTCTACTACTAATGGCGATAATACAAATATTGTTACAGCTTTGATTGCAAAAAAGAAATTTAAAGTTCCAACGATAGTAGCCAGGATATACGATCCTATTCGAGCGGAAATATACAGAAAAATGGGTATAAATACGGTTTCACCTACTTTGTGGGGTGCAAATAAGATAAAAGATTTGATATGTCATCCTGATCTTTTTAGAGTATCGTCGTTTGGAAGTGGTGAAGTAGAAATAATTGAAACGGAAGTGACAGCATTCTTGGATGGCCGCCATGTAAGAGATATAGCTATACCATCTGAAATAAATGTTGTAAGTATAGTCAGAGACGGCATAGCACTTATACCAACGCATAGCACGACTTTTAAAAAAGGCGATAAAATATTTATAGCTTTAACAGCTTTCGGGAAGACAAAGATAAAACAAATGCTTATGTCGTAG
- a CDS encoding cation-transporting P-type ATPase, translating to MKIDDIFRLTEDELFRELNTSIKGLSTDEVNERLQKYGYNEIKEVKKSSMLSRFIANFTHLLAILLWIASILSFIGGMPQLGWAIILVIIVNALFSFWQEFKAEQATESLKKMLPSYVKVIRNGRQEQILARELVPGDLIYLEEGDHVPADARLIEAFEMRTINAALTGESEPVRRTSDVVLDEDVSLLQSPNIVFMGTNVASGSGTAVVYATGMNTQFGKIASLTQTISVEQSPLQKQLTRVAKVIALLSLVMGVFFFLLGLFMGRSLVDTFMFAIGIITANVPEGLLPTVTLALAMGVQRMAKRHALVKKLSSVETLGGATVICTDKTGTLTQNEMTVREIWTPDAFYNVSGVGYEPKGDFYVDNKKIDSKNLPNELSLLLKIGLLCNNSRLVRPTDENPSWSIIGDPTEGSLVVLAEKAGFTLEKMLREYPRISQLPFDSRRKRMTSIHKYGKEIYVFTKGAPKETLSVCNYILSDDGVKKLEQSDIDNIVKQNDKFAESGLRVLAMAYKIMDNENKEYTVEDTETDLIFVGLVAMMDPPRPEVELAVKQAHKAGIKIIMITGDYGLTAESIARRIGIVKGPRPRIITGNELDKMSNEDLKKELKNKEIIFARVAPEHKMKVVAALKEMGEVVAVTGDGVNDSPALKRADIGIAMGKSGTDVAREVATMVLTDDNFASIVNAIEEGRAVYDNVRKFITYIFAHLTPEAIPYILFSLFNIPVPITVMQILAIDLGTETLPALALGVEPPEPGVMDRPPRSPKEKLLNLSLFLRGYVLLGIISSIAVLSGYFWVLLSGGWHWGETLPLTDPLARKAATMSFLGIVIMQVANVFACRTEVASMFSVSFFKNRLLNIGVIFEIVLTALLIYVPFLQKIFDTYPVSLKHWLFYVAFMPILIGAEEIRKYFLRKKIALNEKEVKGSI from the coding sequence TTGAAGATTGATGATATATTTAGATTGACAGAAGATGAACTATTTAGGGAATTAAATACATCCATAAAAGGTCTTTCTACAGATGAAGTAAATGAGCGACTTCAGAAATATGGATACAATGAAATAAAAGAAGTCAAAAAATCATCAATGCTGTCTAGATTCATAGCAAATTTTACACATTTATTGGCAATACTTCTTTGGATAGCCAGCATACTTTCTTTTATCGGAGGGATGCCGCAGCTTGGATGGGCAATAATACTTGTCATAATCGTAAATGCTTTATTCAGCTTTTGGCAGGAATTTAAAGCAGAGCAGGCTACAGAAAGTCTTAAAAAGATGTTGCCATCGTACGTGAAAGTGATAAGAAATGGCCGTCAGGAGCAAATTTTAGCCCGGGAGTTAGTACCTGGAGATCTTATATACCTTGAAGAAGGCGATCACGTGCCGGCTGATGCTAGGCTTATAGAGGCTTTTGAAATGCGGACTATTAATGCTGCATTGACTGGAGAATCTGAGCCTGTTAGAAGAACATCTGATGTAGTTTTAGACGAAGATGTCTCACTGTTGCAGTCACCAAATATAGTGTTTATGGGAACAAATGTAGCATCAGGTTCTGGAACGGCAGTAGTTTATGCAACAGGCATGAATACGCAATTTGGCAAAATTGCCTCTTTAACGCAGACAATAAGTGTAGAACAGAGCCCGCTTCAAAAACAGTTGACGAGAGTTGCAAAAGTTATTGCACTTTTATCTCTTGTGATGGGGGTATTCTTTTTCCTCCTGGGCTTGTTTATGGGAAGGTCCTTAGTCGATACATTTATGTTTGCAATAGGCATTATTACTGCTAATGTGCCTGAAGGATTGCTGCCGACAGTGACATTAGCGCTTGCCATGGGTGTACAGCGAATGGCTAAAAGACATGCGCTTGTAAAGAAACTTTCCAGCGTTGAAACGTTGGGCGGAGCGACTGTCATCTGTACAGACAAGACAGGCACATTGACGCAAAATGAAATGACAGTCAGAGAAATCTGGACCCCAGATGCATTTTACAATGTAAGCGGTGTTGGATACGAGCCGAAAGGCGACTTTTATGTGGATAACAAAAAGATAGACAGCAAAAATCTTCCTAATGAGCTGTCATTGCTATTAAAAATAGGTTTGCTGTGCAACAACAGCCGGTTGGTTAGGCCAACGGATGAGAACCCATCTTGGAGTATAATTGGTGATCCAACGGAAGGTTCATTAGTGGTACTGGCGGAGAAAGCAGGATTTACATTAGAAAAAATGCTGAGGGAGTATCCAAGAATATCTCAACTTCCGTTTGATTCCAGGCGGAAAAGGATGACTTCTATTCATAAGTATGGAAAAGAAATCTACGTATTCACTAAAGGTGCACCAAAAGAAACGCTTTCAGTTTGCAATTACATTTTAAGCGACGATGGTGTTAAAAAACTAGAACAGTCGGATATTGACAACATAGTTAAACAGAATGACAAATTTGCTGAATCCGGGCTTAGAGTACTTGCAATGGCATATAAAATAATGGATAATGAGAATAAAGAATATACAGTAGAAGATACAGAAACTGACTTAATCTTTGTCGGATTAGTAGCTATGATGGATCCACCAAGGCCTGAAGTTGAATTGGCTGTTAAACAGGCTCATAAAGCTGGCATAAAAATCATCATGATAACGGGTGACTACGGATTAACAGCAGAATCTATTGCTAGGAGAATTGGCATAGTAAAAGGGCCTAGACCAAGGATAATAACTGGCAATGAACTTGATAAAATGTCAAATGAAGATTTGAAGAAAGAATTGAAGAATAAAGAAATCATATTTGCCAGAGTTGCTCCAGAGCACAAAATGAAAGTTGTTGCTGCATTAAAAGAAATGGGTGAAGTTGTTGCTGTTACTGGCGACGGAGTCAATGATTCACCGGCATTGAAAAGGGCAGATATAGGTATTGCAATGGGTAAATCCGGTACTGATGTAGCAAGAGAAGTTGCCACTATGGTCTTGACAGATGACAATTTTGCCAGCATAGTTAATGCTATTGAAGAAGGCAGAGCGGTTTACGACAACGTAAGGAAATTTATAACATACATTTTTGCGCATTTGACACCAGAGGCTATACCTTATATACTGTTTTCTCTATTTAATATTCCTGTCCCAATAACGGTAATGCAGATATTAGCAATAGATTTAGGAACGGAGACGCTGCCGGCTCTTGCACTTGGAGTTGAGCCGCCTGAACCGGGTGTTATGGATAGGCCACCTAGATCACCTAAAGAAAAATTATTAAACTTGTCCCTATTCCTAAGAGGGTATGTTTTACTAGGAATAATTAGCTCGATAGCAGTTCTATCAGGTTATTTTTGGGTTTTATTAAGCGGAGGTTGGCACTGGGGCGAGACGCTTCCACTGACAGATCCACTGGCGAGAAAAGCTGCTACAATGAGCTTCTTAGGGATAGTTATTATGCAGGTGGCTAATGTGTTTGCCTGCCGCACTGAAGTTGCTTCTATGTTTAGCGTCAGTTTCTTTAAAAATAGATTATTAAATATTGGCGTAATATTTGAAATAGTACTTACTGCATTGCTTATATATGTTCCGTTTTTGCAGAAAATATTTGACACTTATCCTGTTTCATTAAAGCACTGGCTGTTTTACGTAGCATTTATGCCGATACTTATTGGGGCAGAGGAGATCAGAAAATATTTCTTGCGCAAAAAAATTGCATTAAATGAAAAGGAGGTGAAAGGCTCTATATGA
- a CDS encoding helix-turn-helix domain-containing protein, producing MKLILDNDNRNIIGPRLKAIRLKNKLTQQQLSAKLETMAVYIDRASISKIEQQKRIVTDFELVALAEILKVSPNWLLGLEK from the coding sequence ATGAAATTAATACTCGACAATGATAACCGAAATATTATTGGACCTCGCTTAAAAGCTATAAGATTAAAAAACAAATTAACCCAACAACAATTATCTGCAAAACTAGAAACAATGGCAGTATACATAGATAGAGCAAGTATTTCTAAAATTGAGCAACAAAAACGCATCGTTACTGATTTTGAACTAGTTGCTTTAGCTGAAATACTTAAAGTGAGCCCTAATTGGTTGTTAGGACTGGAAAAATAA
- the gcvPB gene encoding aminomethyl-transferring glycine dehydrogenase subunit GcvPB: MNYDKLIFEVSKPGHTSYSLPPLDVEDVQLEEAIPDKLLRHTELNLPEVSEVELIRHYTNLSYKNYSVDKGFYPLGSCTMKYNPKVNEDIASFKEFTNIHPLQGENTVQGALKLMYDLQEMLKEITGMDGISLQPAAGAHGELTGMMIIKAYFEDIGEYNRKKMIVPDSAHGTNPASAATAGFDVVEIKSGNDGLIDIDALKSVLDDDIAGLMLTNPNTLGLFEKNILEISKLIHDAGGLLYYDGANMNANMGITRPGDMGFDVVHINLHKTFATPHGGGGPGSGPVGVKGKLADFLPVPIVEKNDDMYYFKYDLPHTIGKVRSFYGNFNVMVKAYAYILSMGADGLKAASSLAVLNANYVKEKLKEYYELPFDSICKHEFVFSGLKNKTNDVTTLDVAKRLIDYGFHPPTIYFPLIIDSALMIEPTETESKETLDGFIEAMKAIAKEADENPEILKTAPHNTPVRRLDEVKAARNPIVKANV, encoded by the coding sequence ATGAACTATGATAAGCTTATTTTTGAGGTATCTAAGCCAGGTCATACATCATACAGCCTTCCTCCATTAGATGTGGAAGACGTACAATTAGAAGAAGCAATTCCAGATAAACTTCTTCGCCATACAGAATTAAATCTTCCCGAAGTCAGCGAGGTAGAACTGATAAGGCACTACACAAATCTTTCATACAAAAATTACAGCGTTGATAAGGGATTTTATCCACTAGGGTCTTGTACGATGAAGTACAATCCAAAGGTAAATGAAGATATTGCAAGCTTTAAAGAATTTACAAACATACACCCACTGCAGGGTGAAAATACTGTCCAAGGTGCTTTAAAGCTTATGTACGATCTTCAAGAAATGCTAAAAGAGATAACTGGAATGGATGGGATTTCACTTCAACCTGCTGCTGGTGCCCATGGAGAACTTACTGGAATGATGATAATTAAAGCATACTTTGAAGACATCGGTGAATACAATAGGAAAAAGATGATCGTACCTGACTCTGCACATGGCACAAACCCAGCAAGTGCTGCAACAGCCGGATTTGATGTAGTAGAGATAAAATCTGGAAATGATGGGCTTATAGATATTGACGCATTAAAATCGGTTCTTGACGATGACATAGCTGGATTAATGCTTACAAATCCAAATACGCTAGGGTTGTTTGAAAAAAACATACTGGAAATATCAAAGTTAATCCACGATGCTGGTGGCCTTCTTTACTATGATGGTGCCAATATGAATGCCAATATGGGAATAACAAGACCAGGTGATATGGGATTTGATGTGGTCCATATAAACTTGCACAAGACATTTGCAACACCACATGGAGGTGGCGGACCTGGAAGCGGTCCAGTTGGCGTCAAAGGCAAACTTGCAGATTTTCTGCCTGTACCAATAGTTGAAAAAAATGACGATATGTATTATTTTAAGTATGATTTGCCACATACAATAGGAAAAGTGAGAAGTTTTTATGGCAATTTCAATGTTATGGTAAAGGCATATGCATACATTCTATCTATGGGAGCGGACGGACTTAAAGCTGCTAGCAGTTTGGCAGTTTTAAATGCAAACTATGTTAAAGAAAAGCTTAAAGAATATTATGAGCTTCCATTTGATTCGATATGCAAACATGAATTTGTCTTCAGCGGCCTCAAAAACAAAACAAATGATGTCACAACACTAGATGTGGCAAAGCGGTTGATAGACTACGGATTTCATCCACCTACCATCTACTTTCCTCTCATCATTGACAGTGCACTTATGATTGAACCAACAGAAACTGAAAGCAAAGAGACACTAGATGGATTCATAGAAGCTATGAAGGCAATTGCAAAAGAAGCAGATGAAAATCCTGAAATTCTAAAAACTGCACCTCATAATACACCTGTAAGAAGGCTTGATGAAGTAAAAGCAGCAAGAAATCCAATAGTAAAAGCCAATGTATGA
- a CDS encoding OsmC family protein, with translation MAIETFKAVSRKLPEGLAVESEVRGFKMLLDEPKELGGTNKGMNPVEALLCALGSCQTIVASAFAKAKGINLQDFWVELEGDIDLDGFMGKSDVRPGFQEIRFKMHVKTDASKEKVEEFAKFIEKTCPVGDSLANPVKLVLSDVVVE, from the coding sequence ATGGCAATAGAAACTTTTAAGGCGGTTTCCAGGAAGTTGCCAGAAGGCTTAGCTGTTGAAAGCGAAGTAAGAGGGTTTAAAATGCTTTTAGATGAGCCAAAAGAGTTAGGCGGCACAAATAAAGGCATGAATCCTGTAGAGGCTTTGCTTTGTGCTTTAGGCTCATGTCAGACTATTGTAGCATCAGCTTTTGCAAAAGCAAAAGGTATAAATCTACAAGATTTTTGGGTTGAATTGGAAGGGGACATTGATTTAGACGGATTCATGGGCAAGTCTGACGTAAGACCAGGCTTTCAAGAAATAAGATTTAAGATGCATGTTAAAACAGATGCTTCAAAAGAAAAAGTAGAAGAATTTGCAAAGTTTATAGAGAAAACATGCCCTGTAGGAGATTCATTAGCAAATCCCGTAAAATTAGTTTTATCTGATGTTGTTGTTGAATAA
- the lpdA gene encoding dihydrolipoyl dehydrogenase → MELEVKVPVLSDSMNEGKITKWHVSEGQSVKKGTSLCDIAVGKMNYEVYSEYDGVISKIIIPAGNTVKSGDVISIISKSEDDSQKSISDNADTFYNEVKDYDLAVIGGGPGGYVAAIKAAKKGAKVALFEKDKVGGTCLNRGCIPTKAYARVAEVYDIIKRSDEFGLSVDVKSFDYKKVVERKDNIVNELVSGINTLLKANGVDLYSEEAKIDKDKNILLGENKIKAKNIIIATGSKPQELPIEGVKSKNVINSNDILEITSLPDSMCIIGGGVIGMEFAFIMNQFGVKVSIVEMMPRLLPQLDKEVSNLIKFEAQKRGIKIYTSSKVEKILEEENGGSVVTIIKDGATKCIYADKVFISIGRKLNTDIGPISELLEFDGKAIKVDEYLRTNIDNVYAIGDVTNKMMLAHVASAQGEAAVDNIFGGNVALDYMRIPAAVFTEPEIGYFGYTEEEAKSKFKNVKVGKFYFAANGRAKTYGETKGFVKIISSEDGDVLGAWVVGSDASEIAQIISTSCQSGAKADDLKKAIYTHPTRSETIMEAVKDIFKESIHKV, encoded by the coding sequence ATGGAGTTAGAAGTTAAGGTACCTGTCTTGTCTGATTCAATGAATGAGGGAAAAATAACGAAATGGCATGTCAGTGAAGGTCAATCTGTTAAAAAAGGAACTTCTTTATGTGATATAGCGGTTGGAAAGATGAATTATGAGGTGTACTCTGAATATGATGGAGTAATTTCCAAAATTATTATTCCAGCAGGCAATACTGTAAAATCAGGAGACGTTATTTCTATCATTTCAAAATCTGAGGATGATTCTCAAAAGTCAATTTCAGACAATGCAGATACATTTTATAATGAAGTAAAAGATTACGATTTAGCTGTTATAGGTGGTGGCCCTGGAGGTTATGTGGCAGCTATAAAAGCTGCAAAAAAAGGTGCAAAAGTGGCACTTTTCGAAAAAGATAAAGTAGGCGGTACGTGTCTCAATAGAGGGTGTATACCGACAAAAGCTTACGCAAGAGTTGCTGAAGTGTATGACATCATAAAAAGGTCAGATGAATTTGGACTTAGTGTAGATGTTAAATCATTTGATTATAAAAAAGTAGTGGAAAGAAAAGATAATATAGTAAATGAGCTTGTATCCGGTATAAATACATTGCTTAAAGCAAATGGTGTTGATTTGTATTCTGAGGAAGCAAAAATTGACAAAGATAAAAATATATTGTTGGGAGAAAATAAGATAAAAGCGAAAAATATAATAATAGCAACTGGTTCTAAGCCTCAAGAATTGCCAATCGAAGGCGTGAAATCGAAAAATGTCATAAATAGCAACGATATTTTAGAGATTACATCACTGCCTGACAGCATGTGTATAATAGGCGGTGGTGTAATAGGCATGGAATTCGCCTTTATAATGAATCAGTTTGGAGTAAAAGTATCTATCGTCGAGATGATGCCAAGACTTCTTCCTCAACTGGATAAAGAAGTAAGCAATCTAATAAAGTTTGAAGCTCAGAAGCGTGGTATAAAGATCTATACATCTTCTAAGGTTGAAAAGATTTTAGAAGAAGAAAATGGTGGAAGTGTTGTAACAATAATAAAAGATGGTGCAACAAAGTGCATATACGCAGACAAAGTGTTTATTTCCATTGGAAGAAAGCTAAATACGGACATAGGACCAATTTCAGAGCTTTTAGAATTCGATGGAAAAGCTATCAAAGTTGATGAATATTTAAGGACAAATATTGATAATGTCTATGCCATTGGCGATGTGACCAATAAAATGATGCTGGCACATGTGGCATCAGCACAAGGCGAAGCAGCAGTTGACAATATTTTTGGAGGCAATGTTGCTCTTGATTATATGAGAATACCGGCTGCTGTATTTACAGAACCGGAGATAGGTTATTTCGGCTATACAGAGGAAGAGGCTAAGAGTAAATTTAAAAATGTAAAAGTGGGTAAATTTTACTTTGCAGCTAATGGCAGAGCAAAGACATACGGTGAAACAAAAGGTTTTGTCAAGATCATATCTTCCGAAGATGGAGATGTTTTAGGAGCGTGGGTTGTCGGAAGCGATGCATCTGAAATAGCGCAGATAATATCTACTTCATGTCAAAGTGGTGCAAAGGCAGATGATCTTAAAAAAGCGATATATACTCATCCTACGAGAAGTGAGACCATCATGGAGGCAGTAAAAGACATTTTTAAAGAATCGATACATAAAGTGTAA
- the gcvT gene encoding glycine cleavage system aminomethyltransferase GcvT, whose translation MIRLDSLKKTPLYDTHLKYGAKMIEFAGFSMPVQYESILKEHEAVRKNAGLFDVSHMGEIIIEGKDSEKFINYIISNNVAKINDNQAMYSPMCYQNGTTVDDLLVYKFSNEKYMLVVNASNIDKDYNWIDENKNYNIAVKNISNEISELALQGPKSQKILQKMTEYNLDDMKYYHFDKINLDGVNCLISRSGYTGEDGFEIFLKNDYAQPMWEKILAVGKEFGIKPAGLGARDTLRFEAGLPLYGNELSDDITPLEAGLGSFVKLEKDFIGRDALLKQKQDGLKRKIVGFEMIDNGIPRHGYDVCAQGEKIGYVTTGYLSPTLKKNIGMALISSQFANIGNEISIIIRNKPLKAIVTSKNFYKKNYKK comes from the coding sequence ATGATCCGGTTGGATAGCCTTAAAAAAACCCCATTATACGATACACACCTGAAATACGGGGCAAAGATGATAGAATTTGCAGGTTTTTCAATGCCTGTACAGTATGAAAGTATACTTAAAGAGCATGAAGCTGTTAGAAAAAATGCAGGCCTTTTTGATGTATCACACATGGGTGAAATAATAATAGAAGGTAAAGACTCTGAAAAATTCATAAACTACATTATCTCAAATAACGTGGCAAAGATAAATGATAATCAGGCGATGTATTCCCCTATGTGCTATCAAAACGGCACAACAGTAGATGACTTGCTTGTTTACAAATTTTCCAATGAAAAATACATGTTAGTAGTCAATGCCAGCAACATAGATAAGGATTATAACTGGATAGATGAAAACAAAAACTACAATATTGCTGTAAAAAACATATCAAATGAGATTTCTGAATTGGCATTGCAGGGTCCTAAGTCTCAAAAGATACTTCAAAAAATGACAGAGTACAACTTAGACGACATGAAATACTACCACTTTGACAAAATCAACCTAGATGGAGTAAATTGTTTGATATCAAGGTCAGGTTATACAGGCGAAGATGGTTTTGAGATATTCTTGAAAAATGATTATGCACAACCAATGTGGGAAAAAATCTTGGCTGTTGGAAAGGAATTTGGAATTAAACCTGCCGGCTTAGGTGCAAGAGATACATTAAGGTTTGAAGCAGGTCTTCCCCTTTACGGTAATGAGCTTTCTGACGACATAACACCATTAGAAGCTGGATTAGGTTCTTTTGTAAAATTAGAGAAAGATTTCATTGGTAGAGATGCTCTTTTAAAACAAAAGCAGGATGGACTTAAAAGAAAGATAGTAGGTTTTGAAATGATAGATAATGGAATACCCCGCCATGGCTATGATGTATGCGCACAAGGTGAAAAAATTGGATATGTGACAACTGGATATTTATCACCTACTTTAAAGAAAAATATCGGAATGGCATTAATAAGCAGCCAATTTGCCAACATTGGCAATGAAATAAGTATAATAATAAGAAATAAACCTTTAAAAGCTATCGTAACAAGCAAAAATTTTTATAAGAAAAATTACAAAAAATAG
- the gcvH gene encoding glycine cleavage system protein GcvH, with the protein MKILEGLYYSKNHEWVKVEGDKAYVGITDFAQHSLGDIVYAELPEIDTVLNAGDTLGTVESVKAASDVYCPISGKVIEVNQSIADDPSLLNSDPYENWMICVEISDPSELDELMSPEEYSDFCK; encoded by the coding sequence ATGAAAATTTTAGAAGGTCTTTACTATTCAAAAAACCACGAATGGGTAAAAGTTGAAGGTGACAAAGCATACGTTGGAATAACAGACTTTGCTCAGCACTCGTTAGGCGACATAGTCTATGCAGAACTTCCGGAAATAGATACAGTATTAAATGCTGGAGATACATTAGGTACCGTTGAATCAGTAAAAGCAGCATCTGACGTATATTGTCCCATAAGTGGCAAGGTTATAGAGGTTAACCAATCTATTGCAGACGACCCATCGCTTTTAAACAGCGATCCGTACGAAAATTGGATGATATGCGTAGAAATAAGCGATCCCAGTGAGCTAGATGAACTAATGTCACCTGAAGAATACAGCGATTTTTGCAAATAG